One window from the genome of Bdellovibrio sp. NC01 encodes:
- a CDS encoding RNA methyltransferase — protein MHLHDKKSLEEIHKLFLELEKSSGDFSFDSAKLKNLKSLIASLKTSDNHDVSRLADIEKHLVPDMTLKHFVSFAIPFERLLHKTVQDDDFLILENDKDQTPEEKLPLIFVLDNIRSAFNVGSIFRTAECLGAEKVLLCGYTPLPTQWKVEKTAMGTQEYMDWAEGGKLFECLESLKENGYRLIALETAASAEDLYEDFDDTPTAFILGNERFGLDPEILKLIDEVRIIPLRGRKNSLNVGVTAAVAGFEWMRQWRMKK, from the coding sequence ATGCATTTACACGATAAAAAATCCCTCGAAGAAATTCATAAGCTTTTTCTAGAGCTTGAGAAATCCTCGGGGGATTTTTCTTTTGACTCAGCGAAATTGAAAAATTTGAAATCGCTGATTGCCAGTCTTAAGACATCTGACAATCACGATGTCTCGCGCTTAGCGGATATCGAAAAACATCTTGTCCCTGACATGACTTTAAAACATTTTGTCAGCTTTGCGATTCCCTTTGAACGCTTGCTCCACAAAACCGTGCAGGATGATGATTTCCTTATTTTAGAAAACGACAAAGACCAAACTCCTGAAGAAAAACTGCCTTTGATTTTTGTTTTAGATAATATTCGCTCGGCATTTAACGTAGGTTCCATTTTTAGAACCGCAGAATGCTTGGGGGCTGAAAAGGTCTTATTGTGCGGCTATACGCCTCTGCCGACGCAATGGAAGGTCGAAAAAACAGCTATGGGCACGCAAGAGTACATGGACTGGGCAGAGGGCGGAAAACTTTTTGAGTGCCTTGAATCGCTTAAAGAAAACGGCTATCGCCTGATCGCACTTGAAACGGCAGCCAGTGCCGAAGATCTTTACGAAGATTTCGATGATACACCAACGGCTTTCATTTTAGGCAATGAACGTTTCGGCCTTGATCCTGAGATATTAAAATTAATCGATGAAGTTAGAATTATTCCTCTGCGCGGTCGCAAGAATTCTCTAAACGTCGGTGTGACCGCTGCGGTCGCTGGCTTTGAATGGATGAGACAATGGCGAATGAAAAAATAG
- the metG gene encoding methionine--tRNA ligase — MSQRKILITTALPYANGYIHLGHLVEYLQADFWTRFQNMRGNECVYICADDTHGTPIMVKARELGITPEQLIAQSYKEHTQDFADFQIKFSHYGSTNSAENKALCEYFYGKFVAGGHTRKQAIKQLFCEHDKMFLPDRFVKGTCPKCGAKEQYGDSCDVCGSTYSPSDMKDVHCSLCGTTPVLKDSESIFFKLNDFKKYLEEWIPKHSSPEISKKMLEWFNEDLHDLDISRDEPYFGFPIPGTDNKKFFYVWVDAPMGYMSSTEQWAKAQGKTLQDIWQDPTREIYHFIGKDIARFHTIFWPAFLKAAELRSPNQVFVHGHLMVNGEKMSKSKGTFIAARTYLNHMNPEHLRYYYSTKLSSSVDDIDLNMEDFVNRVNSDLVGKITNLGSRGGQMLKKKMDGIMSTPDAEGAKLIKSAQERGETIAAHFEARDFAKAITEIRGIADDANKYFDEKAPWKTLETDPAGTKQVITATLNIFRILAIYLKPVLPYYTEKVAKLLGEADYKWSDINTVLTNRSINEYEHLATRVEADKIKAMIEESRQINEKIQAEKKAASTAPAKAAAAPVAAKAAEGDRAPEIEFADFEKVDLRVGLVVEAEEIKEADKLLRLKIDIGNGEIRQIISGIKAAYKPEQLLGRKVLVCVNLKPRKMKFGMSEGMVLAAGTGGSDLFMLTPDEGAQVGQRVK, encoded by the coding sequence ATGTCTCAACGTAAAATCCTGATCACAACTGCTCTACCCTACGCGAATGGCTACATTCATTTAGGGCACTTGGTTGAGTATCTTCAAGCTGACTTCTGGACACGCTTCCAAAACATGCGTGGCAACGAATGCGTTTACATTTGCGCAGACGACACTCACGGTACACCGATCATGGTGAAAGCTCGTGAATTGGGAATCACTCCAGAACAGTTGATCGCTCAATCCTACAAAGAGCACACTCAGGATTTTGCTGATTTCCAAATCAAGTTCTCACACTACGGCTCAACAAACTCTGCTGAAAACAAAGCCTTGTGCGAATACTTCTATGGTAAATTCGTAGCTGGCGGTCACACCCGCAAACAAGCGATCAAGCAGCTTTTCTGTGAGCACGACAAAATGTTCCTGCCAGATCGTTTTGTTAAAGGCACGTGCCCTAAGTGTGGCGCAAAAGAACAATACGGCGATTCCTGCGACGTGTGTGGTTCAACTTATTCACCAAGCGATATGAAAGACGTTCACTGTTCTTTATGCGGCACAACGCCAGTACTTAAAGACAGCGAAAGTATTTTCTTTAAACTCAACGACTTCAAAAAATATCTAGAAGAGTGGATTCCTAAACACTCGTCGCCGGAGATTTCTAAGAAGATGCTTGAGTGGTTCAACGAAGATCTTCATGACTTGGATATCTCTCGTGATGAGCCGTACTTTGGCTTCCCGATTCCGGGAACTGATAATAAAAAATTCTTCTACGTCTGGGTTGATGCTCCGATGGGTTACATGTCTTCGACAGAGCAATGGGCAAAAGCTCAGGGCAAAACGTTGCAAGATATCTGGCAAGATCCTACGCGCGAAATCTATCACTTCATTGGTAAGGATATCGCACGTTTCCACACGATCTTCTGGCCTGCATTCTTGAAAGCCGCAGAGTTGCGTTCCCCAAATCAAGTTTTCGTTCACGGACACTTGATGGTGAATGGCGAAAAAATGTCTAAATCAAAAGGGACATTTATCGCAGCTCGCACTTACTTGAATCACATGAATCCTGAACATCTTCGTTATTACTATTCAACGAAGCTCAGCAGTTCTGTGGATGACATCGATTTGAACATGGAAGATTTCGTGAACCGTGTAAACTCGGACCTTGTGGGTAAAATCACAAACTTGGGTTCACGTGGTGGTCAGATGTTGAAAAAGAAAATGGATGGCATCATGAGCACTCCGGATGCGGAAGGCGCAAAACTGATCAAGTCAGCTCAAGAGCGTGGCGAAACTATCGCCGCCCACTTTGAAGCGCGTGATTTTGCCAAAGCCATCACAGAGATCCGTGGTATCGCTGACGATGCCAATAAGTACTTCGACGAAAAAGCTCCGTGGAAGACTTTGGAAACAGATCCTGCTGGCACAAAACAAGTGATCACCGCAACTTTGAATATCTTCCGTATTCTTGCGATCTACTTAAAACCAGTTCTTCCGTACTACACGGAAAAAGTGGCAAAACTTTTGGGCGAAGCCGATTACAAATGGTCTGACATCAACACGGTTTTGACGAATCGTTCAATCAACGAATACGAACATCTTGCAACTCGTGTCGAGGCTGACAAGATTAAAGCGATGATTGAAGAAAGCCGTCAGATCAATGAAAAGATCCAGGCTGAGAAAAAAGCCGCTTCAACGGCTCCTGCGAAAGCAGCAGCTGCACCCGTTGCTGCAAAAGCTGCTGAAGGCGATCGTGCTCCTGAAATCGAATTTGCTGATTTTGAAAAAGTCGATTTGCGCGTAGGTCTTGTCGTTGAAGCCGAAGAGATCAAAGAAGCAGACAAACTTCTTCGTTTGAAAATTGATATCGGCAATGGCGAAATCCGCCAAATCATTTCTGGTATTAAAGCTGCTTACAAACCGGAACAACTTTTAGGTCGTAAAGTTTTGGTCTGCGTGAATTTGAAACCACGTAAGATGAAATTCGGCATGTCTGAAGGTATGGTTCTGGCGGCTGGCACTGGTGGCAGTGACTTGTTCATGCTGACTCCTGATGAAGGCGCACAAGTCGGCCAACGAGTGAAGTAA
- a CDS encoding carbonic anhydrase: MLIRVALILALINLSACSYFSKRRNPSQETKVMLKDKTGQAKEAPAQATTTDAKGLTPINPNEEEAQQQAQEMKNAVAQAAEHIEKTHGKSKREVGAVPAEKALGWLRNGNTRFMRGTVRKDGATAKDRARIASEQHPHSVILSCSDSRVPPEVIFDQKLGEISVVRTAGQALDAGVVGSIEYAVQNYGANLVVVLGHESCDAIGSALRVVEGAQMESANMMSFANDLKARLLKFKGIPQSPNLSEEGWSNVDGVARDLLLRSEILRDAVTSGEVKIVRAMYHLDSGNVEFK, encoded by the coding sequence ATGTTAATTCGTGTTGCGCTTATTCTAGCGCTGATCAATTTGTCCGCTTGTTCCTACTTCTCAAAACGTCGTAATCCATCACAAGAAACGAAAGTGATGTTGAAAGATAAAACAGGCCAGGCAAAAGAAGCTCCGGCGCAAGCAACGACGACAGACGCAAAAGGTCTGACACCTATCAATCCAAATGAAGAAGAAGCGCAACAACAAGCGCAAGAGATGAAAAACGCCGTAGCACAAGCAGCTGAACACATCGAAAAAACCCACGGTAAATCGAAACGCGAAGTGGGCGCAGTACCCGCGGAAAAAGCTTTGGGCTGGTTGCGTAACGGAAACACTCGTTTTATGCGTGGAACAGTTCGTAAAGATGGCGCGACAGCAAAAGATCGTGCGCGTATTGCAAGTGAACAACATCCTCACTCTGTGATCTTGTCTTGCAGTGATTCTCGTGTTCCACCAGAAGTTATTTTTGACCAAAAGCTAGGTGAAATCTCTGTGGTTCGTACTGCGGGTCAGGCTTTAGATGCTGGAGTTGTCGGCAGTATTGAATACGCTGTGCAAAATTACGGCGCAAATCTTGTTGTCGTCCTAGGCCATGAGTCCTGTGACGCCATTGGCAGCGCTTTACGCGTCGTAGAAGGTGCGCAAATGGAAAGTGCCAATATGATGAGCTTTGCGAACGATTTAAAAGCTCGCCTTTTGAAATTTAAAGGAATTCCTCAATCACCAAACCTTTCCGAGGAAGGCTGGTCGAATGTGGATGGTGTAGCGCGCGATCTTCTGTTACGCTCAGAAATCCTTCGTGACGCGGTCACCTCTGGTGAGGTAAAAATCGTGCGTGCGATGTATCACCTCGATTCTGGAAATGTGGAGTTTAAGTAA
- a CDS encoding aminotransferase class IV produces the protein MSLAVLSPEQIQAKLLEKKYPAQETYYAMYSTWWGGVVKNPSLMMVPIDDHLVHRGDGVFEAIKVVDGRVFLIDEHLARLAKSAELLSLALPMSIAEIKRTCLELSAISGQQNLILRLYISRGPGGFTTNPYESVSSQMYLVATTLKPMPAEKYEVGVACGKSEIPPKDPWFARIKSCNYLQNVLMKKESVDRKLDFTVSFDAQGNLTESSTENIVILDKNGILVRPTLNQILKGTTMMRSFELAEALVKSGDIKAIEERNISEQDIYAAKEVMMIGTTLDVLPVSSFEGKKIGPGIAGPVAKKLLALLKEDIKKGPTSTAVPY, from the coding sequence ATGTCGCTAGCAGTGTTGAGTCCCGAGCAAATCCAAGCGAAGCTTTTAGAGAAAAAATATCCTGCACAAGAAACTTATTACGCAATGTATAGCACTTGGTGGGGCGGAGTCGTTAAAAACCCTTCTTTGATGATGGTTCCCATTGATGACCACCTCGTGCACAGAGGCGATGGCGTCTTTGAAGCGATCAAAGTTGTCGATGGCCGCGTTTTTTTAATTGATGAGCATCTGGCGCGCCTAGCGAAGTCCGCAGAGCTTTTATCGTTGGCTTTGCCAATGAGCATCGCTGAAATCAAACGCACGTGTCTTGAATTATCAGCCATCAGCGGTCAGCAAAACCTCATCTTGCGTCTTTACATTTCCCGCGGACCAGGTGGATTCACGACGAATCCGTATGAAAGCGTGTCTTCACAAATGTACTTGGTGGCAACGACGCTGAAGCCAATGCCCGCTGAAAAATACGAAGTGGGTGTGGCGTGTGGTAAAAGCGAGATCCCGCCGAAAGACCCATGGTTTGCGCGCATTAAAAGCTGCAACTATTTGCAAAACGTCTTGATGAAAAAAGAAAGTGTCGACCGTAAGCTTGATTTCACGGTCAGCTTCGATGCCCAAGGCAATCTGACAGAGTCGAGCACTGAAAATATCGTTATTCTGGATAAAAATGGCATTCTTGTTCGCCCAACATTGAATCAGATTTTAAAGGGCACAACAATGATGCGCTCTTTTGAATTGGCCGAAGCCCTTGTGAAGTCTGGTGATATCAAAGCCATCGAAGAGCGTAATATCAGCGAGCAAGACATCTATGCTGCTAAAGAAGTGATGATGATCGGAACGACTTTAGACGTCCTGCCGGTTTCAAGTTTTGAAGGTAAAAAAATCGGACCGGGGATTGCGGGGCCGGTTGCGAAAAAGTTGTTAGCTTTATTAAAAGAAGACATTAAAAAAGGACCGACTTCCACAGCGGTTCCTTATTAG
- a CDS encoding rod shape-determining protein produces the protein MFSWLFKDEAGTAADLYVDLGTANTLIAARGKGIILNEPSLIAYQQTSPGKKRVIAVGNDAKEKLANNPGNIFAQKPIRDGVIADFETTEVMLKHFLSQPGVKNTFSRPRVVVSLPYGVTEVEKKAVIESCKTAGAKEVFLIDEPMAAAIGSGLNVKAAEGCMIIDMGGGTTEVAVIALADIVYCQAVRVGGHRIDDAIIDYFKKYKKLHINETTAEYLKVSIGTAVAKKDIRSATISGRDADTGMNKTIEVSSEDVGLAMNNCIGEVINAIHKALEHTPPELVSDIIESGVVLAGGGALIRDFDLRIQNEVRLPVRIAENPLVAIARGGEAVLSDPELLDKIQLEV, from the coding sequence ATGTTTTCTTGGCTCTTTAAAGACGAGGCTGGTACAGCCGCTGACCTTTACGTTGACCTGGGCACTGCGAACACTTTGATCGCAGCGCGCGGCAAAGGCATCATTTTGAATGAACCTTCGTTGATTGCTTACCAACAAACAAGCCCAGGCAAAAAACGTGTGATCGCTGTCGGTAACGATGCGAAGGAAAAACTCGCAAACAACCCTGGTAACATCTTCGCGCAAAAACCAATTCGTGACGGCGTGATCGCTGACTTCGAAACAACTGAAGTCATGTTGAAACATTTCTTAAGTCAACCGGGAGTGAAAAACACATTCTCTCGCCCCCGTGTGGTTGTGTCTTTGCCTTACGGTGTGACTGAAGTAGAGAAAAAAGCAGTTATCGAATCTTGCAAAACGGCGGGCGCAAAAGAAGTGTTCTTGATCGATGAACCAATGGCTGCGGCGATCGGTTCTGGTTTGAATGTCAAAGCGGCTGAAGGTTGCATGATCATCGACATGGGCGGTGGTACAACTGAAGTTGCAGTTATCGCTCTTGCTGATATCGTTTACTGCCAAGCAGTACGCGTTGGTGGTCACCGTATCGACGATGCGATCATTGATTACTTTAAGAAATACAAAAAACTTCATATCAACGAAACAACAGCTGAGTACTTGAAAGTTTCAATCGGTACTGCGGTTGCAAAAAAAGACATTCGTTCTGCAACGATCTCTGGTCGCGATGCTGATACTGGTATGAATAAAACGATCGAAGTCAGCTCTGAAGACGTGGGCCTTGCGATGAATAACTGCATTGGTGAAGTTATCAATGCGATTCACAAAGCTCTTGAACACACGCCACCAGAATTGGTTTCAGACATCATCGAATCAGGCGTTGTGCTTGCGGGCGGTGGTGCTTTGATTCGCGATTTCGACTTGCGCATTCAAAATGAAGTGCGCCTGCCAGTGCGTATCGCTGAAAATCCACTGGTTGCGATTGCTCGTGGCGGTGAGGCGGTTCTTAGCGATCCTGAATTGCTCGATAAAATTCAATTGGAAGTTTAA
- a CDS encoding glycosyltransferase family 2 protein — MTKLPISLVIIALNEEAHIERCILSAPFVDDVVVVDSFSTDRTVEIAERAGARVFQEKWKGFGPQKAFAASQAKNSWIISLDADEALSPELGAEIIQKFANLDPEAGYLFPRKSFHLGRWIGHGGWYPDYQLRLFNKDKSQWNSAALHEKVEVKRKIAMHCPMLHWVFDSLSDQVVTNDRYSTLGAEQLHKAGKKFSYFKLLTKPVSKFIETYIVKRGFLDGMPGFIISVGASYSIFLRYAKMWELQRVRKKSS, encoded by the coding sequence GTGACGAAACTTCCTATTTCTTTAGTGATCATTGCCCTGAATGAAGAAGCGCATATTGAGCGCTGCATTCTTTCCGCTCCTTTTGTAGATGACGTTGTCGTGGTCGATAGTTTTTCGACGGATCGCACCGTTGAAATTGCCGAACGTGCCGGGGCGCGCGTCTTCCAAGAAAAGTGGAAAGGTTTCGGACCACAAAAGGCTTTCGCTGCAAGTCAGGCGAAGAACTCATGGATCATCTCTTTGGATGCGGATGAGGCATTAAGTCCCGAGTTGGGGGCAGAGATCATCCAGAAATTCGCGAATCTTGATCCCGAGGCGGGCTATCTTTTCCCACGTAAATCGTTTCACTTAGGGCGCTGGATTGGCCATGGTGGCTGGTATCCTGACTACCAACTGCGTTTGTTTAATAAAGACAAATCTCAATGGAATTCCGCAGCTTTGCACGAGAAGGTTGAAGTAAAGAGAAAGATCGCGATGCACTGTCCGATGTTGCATTGGGTGTTTGATTCTTTAAGCGACCAAGTCGTGACGAACGATCGTTATTCCACGTTGGGGGCAGAACAATTGCACAAAGCCGGCAAAAAGTTTTCCTACTTTAAGTTATTAACGAAACCGGTTTCAAAGTTTATCGAAACTTATATCGTCAAACGCGGATTCTTGGATGGCATGCCGGGGTTTATTATTTCGGTCGGTGCTTCTTATTCGATTTTCTTAAGGTACGCCAAAATGTGGGAGCTTCAGCGTGTTCGTAAAAAGTCTTCTTAA
- a CDS encoding GFA family protein: MKIEPKHQGSCHCKAVKFEIELANGIEDPKRCNCSFCRRRGTIVAVVPKEKFKILEGSEKLSLYEFNTRTAKHYFCSICGIHTHNVSRTNPNQIRFNVGCLEGVDPFELGNVPVSDGANHPADRKG, encoded by the coding sequence ATGAAAATAGAACCGAAACATCAAGGAAGCTGTCACTGTAAGGCTGTTAAATTTGAAATTGAATTAGCTAACGGAATTGAAGATCCCAAACGTTGCAATTGTTCTTTTTGTCGTCGCAGAGGCACTATCGTCGCTGTCGTTCCCAAAGAAAAATTTAAAATTTTAGAAGGCTCTGAAAAATTGAGTCTTTATGAATTCAACACGCGAACAGCAAAACATTATTTCTGTTCGATCTGTGGAATTCACACTCACAACGTCAGTCGCACAAATCCCAATCAAATTCGCTTCAACGTCGGCTGCCTTGAGGGTGTCGATCCGTTTGAGCTTGGTAACGTGCCGGTATCTGACGGCGCAAATCATCCGGCTGATCGAAAAGGATAA
- a CDS encoding helix-turn-helix domain-containing protein, translated as MKKSSRVKDLRPWDVCSGQDAGDVRDLLSRVGDKWSIFLIVSLSKRPDQRARFSEIEKGIPGISQRMLTTTLKSLARDGFVSREVFPEVPPRVEYELTDLGRSILIPMQGLVNWVGQNWPTVKKSRAKKDSEVEAKTVRKRQF; from the coding sequence ATGAAAAAATCATCTAGAGTCAAAGACTTACGCCCCTGGGACGTTTGCTCGGGTCAGGACGCGGGAGATGTTCGCGATCTTTTATCAAGAGTCGGAGACAAGTGGAGTATCTTCTTGATCGTCTCGTTATCTAAACGCCCCGACCAACGCGCCCGTTTCAGCGAAATCGAAAAGGGTATTCCGGGAATTTCACAAAGAATGCTAACAACGACTTTAAAATCGCTAGCGCGTGACGGATTTGTCAGCCGCGAAGTCTTTCCCGAGGTCCCTCCCCGTGTCGAATACGAACTGACAGATCTCGGTCGAAGTATTTTGATACCGATGCAAGGTCTCGTAAACTGGGTGGGTCAAAATTGGCCCACGGTGAAAAAGTCGCGCGCGAAGAAGGACTCCGAGGTCGAAGCGAAGACTGTTCGCAAGCGACAGTTTTAG
- a CDS encoding FMN-dependent NADH-azoreductase, translated as MKNVLIIQSSPAGENSKTRQLIEAVKNRFSKEYKEVEFTERDLVKTNLPHVQFDDIATLFSHDEKFQSPFNTRSMELINELRKADIIVIGMPMHNFSVPSNLKAWIDHTSRAGITFTYTAEGPRGTLGGKKAILVTSAGGVYSSGPAQSLDFSEPFVKTWLRVLGVEDIQSVRVEGLSVPELAVNAVANAMRDVERLKL; from the coding sequence ATGAAAAATGTTTTAATCATCCAATCCAGTCCCGCCGGAGAAAACTCTAAAACCAGACAATTGATTGAAGCGGTCAAGAATCGTTTCAGCAAAGAATATAAGGAGGTCGAATTTACTGAACGTGACTTGGTGAAAACCAATTTGCCCCACGTTCAATTCGATGACATAGCGACCTTGTTTTCTCACGATGAAAAGTTCCAAAGCCCTTTCAACACGCGATCTATGGAGCTGATCAACGAGCTAAGGAAGGCCGATATCATCGTCATCGGCATGCCCATGCACAATTTCAGCGTGCCTTCAAACTTAAAGGCCTGGATTGATCACACCTCTCGAGCTGGAATCACTTTTACTTACACCGCAGAGGGGCCGCGAGGGACTTTAGGTGGAAAGAAAGCCATTCTAGTGACCTCAGCTGGCGGAGTGTACAGTTCAGGCCCAGCGCAGTCTTTGGATTTCTCCGAGCCATTTGTCAAAACTTGGCTGCGCGTTCTGGGAGTTGAAGACATTCAATCCGTCCGAGTCGAAGGACTGTCCGTTCCCGAACTTGCCGTTAATGCTGTCGCGAACGCAATGAGAGATGTTGAACGGTTGAAGTTGTAA
- a CDS encoding SDR family oxidoreductase, translating to MQFQDKIVLITGANRGIGKALVKACLAKEVKKVYATSRNIGNLPSFDDPRVVSIQLDVADKDQIKAAAQKCQDTQILINNAGTLNPGSVFLGEVDGFRKDMEVNFFSVIEMMRAFAPVLSDNEEPRIVNIASIASYVNFPFIAGYSASKAALYSISQAARIELSAKNIPVHIVNPGAIDTDMNKGSTMQMTPPDEVAKNIIEMVEREIEDIVPDRIGKDMFATWQKSPRDLEELAGKIYFGE from the coding sequence ATGCAATTTCAAGACAAAATCGTTCTCATCACAGGGGCAAATCGTGGAATTGGCAAAGCATTAGTAAAGGCTTGCCTAGCGAAAGAGGTAAAAAAAGTTTACGCCACATCAAGAAATATCGGCAATCTACCGTCATTTGATGACCCGAGAGTCGTTTCGATCCAACTTGACGTTGCTGATAAAGATCAAATCAAGGCAGCAGCTCAAAAGTGCCAAGACACCCAAATTCTCATCAACAATGCTGGAACGCTAAATCCAGGAAGCGTGTTTTTAGGTGAGGTTGATGGATTTAGAAAAGACATGGAGGTCAATTTCTTCTCAGTCATTGAGATGATGCGAGCTTTCGCGCCAGTTCTGTCAGACAATGAAGAACCCCGAATCGTAAACATAGCTTCTATTGCGAGCTACGTGAACTTTCCGTTCATTGCTGGCTATTCGGCTTCCAAAGCAGCTTTATATTCTATATCACAAGCAGCCAGAATTGAATTAAGCGCCAAGAACATTCCTGTCCATATCGTCAATCCCGGAGCGATTGATACAGATATGAATAAGGGCAGTACAATGCAGATGACTCCCCCTGACGAGGTTGCGAAAAATATTATCGAAATGGTTGAAAGAGAAATCGAAGATATCGTTCCAGACAGAATTGGTAAGGATATGTTCGCAACTTGGCAGAAGTCTCCGCGAGATTTAGAAGAGCTCGCTGGGAAGATATACTTCGGGGAATAA
- a CDS encoding MerR family transcriptional regulator, which yields MKIGDLAKKVGLSVSRVRYYETLGIIRAKRGESNYRDFPPESERLLLLVLQAKDLGFTLKEIQTLASALQQGALTKNRVRSELTKKLDALDERIAIIKKFQKNVRQILESACPFDVE from the coding sequence ATGAAAATTGGTGACCTAGCGAAAAAAGTCGGATTATCAGTCTCAAGAGTGCGCTATTATGAAACTCTAGGAATCATTCGAGCCAAAAGAGGAGAGTCTAATTACCGTGATTTTCCACCTGAGTCCGAAAGACTTCTGCTTTTGGTGTTACAGGCGAAAGATTTAGGTTTCACTCTTAAAGAAATTCAAACTCTAGCCAGTGCTCTTCAGCAAGGGGCCTTAACTAAAAATAGAGTTCGTTCTGAGCTAACCAAAAAGCTTGATGCGTTGGATGAACGAATTGCCATAATTAAAAAGTTTCAAAAAAACGTTCGCCAAATTCTAGAATCGGCATGTCCATTTGATGTTGAATAA
- a CDS encoding ester cyclase has protein sequence MRTTIFKSLIVFIAMIAVSTTQAKNKSQKDFEQLEKKVKERLATFDDLDFNVFSNQKWDELKRSHTQNVKVHWPDGHITEGIDRHIADLKYMFTYAPDTRIKEHPIKIGQGDWTAVYGIMEGTFTKPMTTPDGKVIQPTGKSFKLPMATIAHWTKDGNFDEEYLFWDNQTYMNQLGLGK, from the coding sequence ATGAGAACTACGATTTTTAAATCATTGATCGTTTTCATCGCTATGATTGCGGTCTCAACTACTCAGGCAAAGAACAAATCACAAAAAGACTTTGAACAGTTAGAGAAAAAGGTGAAAGAACGTCTCGCCACCTTCGATGATCTCGATTTCAATGTGTTTTCAAACCAAAAGTGGGACGAGCTTAAACGCAGTCACACGCAAAATGTGAAAGTACACTGGCCGGATGGGCATATCACAGAAGGAATCGACAGACATATTGCCGATTTAAAATACATGTTCACCTATGCACCCGACACCAGAATTAAGGAACATCCGATTAAAATTGGCCAAGGTGATTGGACAGCCGTTTATGGAATCATGGAAGGCACGTTTACAAAACCAATGACGACTCCGGATGGAAAAGTCATTCAGCCCACAGGGAAATCGTTTAAGCTTCCTATGGCAACAATTGCTCATTGGACAAAAGACGGAAACTTTGATGAGGAGTATCTGTTTTGGGACAACCAAACTTATATGAATCAACTGGGATTGGGAAAATAA
- a CDS encoding TetR/AcrR family transcriptional regulator: MTMGLRELKKQKTRKAISDMATQLFIERGYANITTAEIAERAEVSLPTLFNYFPTKESLVFDEDAETEQKLVAAVIQRKKGQTVLKALLEAGLHFLDEIPESHKKNFKKFMTLIESTPELNSYSKQMWLRHEKALGAAIKKETKKKLTSAEAEAIARFVLDAYHRSLGVTNAKAHLKALFGILEHGWSE, encoded by the coding sequence ATGACTATGGGACTGCGAGAACTCAAAAAGCAAAAGACACGCAAGGCGATCTCGGATATGGCGACCCAGCTTTTTATAGAACGCGGATATGCCAACATCACAACGGCAGAAATCGCAGAACGTGCTGAAGTGTCACTACCCACTTTGTTTAATTATTTCCCGACAAAAGAATCCTTGGTATTTGATGAGGATGCTGAAACTGAACAAAAACTGGTCGCAGCAGTCATTCAGCGCAAAAAAGGCCAGACTGTTTTAAAAGCTCTGCTTGAAGCGGGCCTACATTTTCTTGACGAGATTCCTGAAAGTCATAAAAAGAACTTCAAAAAATTCATGACTCTGATTGAAAGCACGCCGGAGCTGAATTCCTATTCCAAACAAATGTGGCTACGCCACGAAAAGGCTTTGGGTGCCGCTATCAAAAAGGAAACGAAGAAAAAACTGACGAGCGCAGAAGCTGAAGCGATCGCGCGCTTTGTGTTGGATGCTTATCATCGTTCACTTGGTGTCACGAATGCAAAGGCTCATCTGAAAGCATTATTTGGAATTCTTGAGCACGGCTGGTCGGAGTAA